The following proteins are co-located in the Bacillota bacterium genome:
- a CDS encoding TldD/PmbA family protein, with protein MAKEQLLSRLEAALPEHIDAEIIAQVSSEQLTRFSNNTIHQNIREQNSRVFVRVIENGKGGTFITNSLDSKQLAGAVRKALEAAKLPMPRSSQPPLSPATSYKEMNLHDPELSNLTPEGHAQLVADTLVTVRNAKMQASGAFTGADQELALVNTRGLRAWTRATFADFHLVVSDHQQTTSGYGSTCGRRLADLDFIGAMTAAAAKCEAASNPQGFPPGEHTVILEPAAVADLVRFLALIGLNGQALLEGRSPFPKLGEKYLGDNVTIWDDALDPEGLAMPFDFQGVPKRKLNLITKGIVQNVATDNSVATYMEKASTGHGQLPPSQGPLPNHMFMEAGNAMLDDMIVSTKRGILISRFHYVNVLDARQAVLTGVTRDGTLLIEDGKLTRSLKNLRFTESLIRALSRVEMVGDSSKLFGWFWGSVRVPALKIRGFKFNGSE; from the coding sequence ATGGCTAAAGAACAATTGCTTTCCCGTCTAGAGGCTGCGTTGCCGGAGCATATCGACGCCGAAATTATCGCCCAGGTCAGCAGCGAGCAGCTGACCCGGTTTAGTAACAATACCATCCATCAGAACATCAGGGAGCAAAACAGTCGCGTGTTTGTGCGGGTGATCGAGAATGGTAAAGGCGGCACTTTTATTACCAACAGCCTGGATAGCAAACAGTTGGCCGGTGCCGTTCGCAAGGCGCTGGAGGCGGCAAAACTGCCTATGCCCCGTTCATCCCAGCCGCCCCTTAGTCCGGCCACCTCATATAAAGAAATGAATTTACACGATCCCGAACTGAGCAACCTTACTCCTGAGGGGCATGCCCAGTTGGTGGCCGACACATTGGTGACTGTGCGAAACGCCAAGATGCAGGCTAGCGGCGCTTTTACCGGCGCCGACCAAGAGCTGGCCTTGGTGAATACCCGGGGCCTGCGGGCCTGGACCCGGGCCACATTTGCAGATTTCCATTTGGTGGTCAGCGACCACCAGCAAACAACCTCCGGATATGGCAGCACCTGTGGCCGGCGTCTGGCAGATTTGGACTTTATTGGGGCGATGACCGCCGCTGCAGCGAAGTGTGAAGCAGCCAGCAATCCCCAAGGGTTTCCGCCAGGCGAGCATACAGTCATTTTGGAGCCTGCCGCTGTCGCAGACTTAGTCAGGTTTCTGGCATTGATTGGCTTGAACGGCCAGGCACTCCTTGAAGGGCGCAGCCCCTTCCCCAAACTGGGGGAAAAATATCTTGGTGATAACGTTACAATCTGGGATGATGCCCTTGACCCCGAAGGGCTGGCGATGCCCTTTGATTTTCAGGGTGTCCCCAAACGCAAGCTCAATTTGATTACCAAGGGTATTGTTCAGAATGTCGCCACGGATAATTCTGTTGCAACCTATATGGAAAAGGCCAGTACCGGACACGGACAGCTACCGCCCTCCCAGGGCCCGCTGCCCAATCATATGTTCATGGAAGCCGGCAATGCAATGTTAGACGATATGATTGTGTCCACAAAACGTGGTATACTTATAAGCAGGTTTCACTATGTGAACGTACTGGACGCCCGGCAGGCAGTGCTTACCGGCGTCACCAGGGACGGCACCTTGTTAATTGAGGACGGAAAACTCACCCGGTCCCTGAAGAACCTCCGTTTTACCGAGAGTTTGATTCGCGCTTTAAGCCGGGTGGAAATGGTTGGAGACAGCAGCAAGCTTTTCGGTTGGTTTTGGGGGAGTGTGCGGGTGCCGGCTCTGAAGATTCGCGGGTTTAAGTTTAACGGTTCCGAGTAA